In Janibacter sp. CX7, a single genomic region encodes these proteins:
- a CDS encoding SDR family NAD(P)-dependent oxidoreductase, which translates to MSETQASNTSGVDPDDLATTLRVLGMLHELPPGHEDIATVKRAAGTMYNRVKKARRREARQAERGPKMAHDQAILDQTATGSPMRIDDETKGIPLAASSESRFVGELQIPRGCYICHADYTLVDAFYHWLCPDCAAMSHERRDQGTDLRGRRALLTGGRAKIGMYIALRLLRDGADLTITTRFPRDAARRFAELADSPEWIDRLTIVGIDLRDPTQVVALTDEVAAAGPLDILINNACQTVRRSPGAYSQLVDGESQPLEIDGPTPTMISFDRVSEAHPAALVGSLGEHPVPHADAAAVRTAADMTRLALTAGSASLEAHLAGTAVDAGGLLPDVVTTNSWKQTVDEVDPLELLEVQMCNSVAPFLLVSRLRPAMRAAVERRREVVGDAARGHVVNVSAMEGQFSRRYKGAGHPHTNMAKAALNMLTRTSAGEMFETDRILMTAVDTGWITDERPHHEKLDIAAQGWHAPLDLVDGAARVYDPIVRGERGEDLYGVFLKNFEPYAW; encoded by the coding sequence GTGAGTGAGACCCAGGCCAGCAACACGAGCGGCGTCGACCCCGATGACCTGGCGACCACCCTTCGCGTCCTCGGGATGCTCCACGAGCTGCCGCCGGGCCACGAGGACATCGCGACGGTCAAGCGGGCCGCGGGCACGATGTACAACCGGGTGAAGAAGGCGCGTCGCCGCGAGGCCCGGCAGGCCGAGCGCGGGCCCAAGATGGCGCACGACCAGGCGATCCTCGACCAGACCGCGACCGGGTCGCCGATGCGCATCGACGACGAGACGAAGGGGATCCCGCTCGCCGCGTCGAGCGAGAGCCGATTCGTCGGCGAGCTGCAGATCCCCCGCGGCTGCTACATCTGCCACGCCGACTACACGCTCGTCGATGCCTTCTACCACTGGCTGTGCCCGGACTGCGCGGCGATGAGCCACGAGCGCCGCGACCAGGGCACCGACCTGCGCGGGCGCCGGGCGCTGCTCACCGGCGGCCGGGCGAAGATCGGCATGTACATCGCCCTGCGGCTGCTGCGTGACGGCGCCGACCTGACGATCACCACCCGCTTCCCCCGGGACGCGGCGCGGCGCTTCGCCGAGCTCGCCGACTCGCCGGAGTGGATCGACCGGCTGACGATCGTCGGCATCGACCTGCGCGACCCGACCCAGGTGGTTGCCCTGACCGACGAGGTCGCGGCCGCCGGGCCGCTCGACATCCTCATCAACAACGCCTGCCAGACGGTGCGGCGCTCCCCCGGCGCCTACAGCCAGCTCGTCGACGGCGAGTCGCAGCCGCTCGAGATCGACGGGCCGACGCCGACGATGATCTCCTTCGACCGGGTGAGCGAGGCCCACCCCGCGGCGCTCGTCGGCTCCCTCGGCGAGCACCCGGTGCCCCACGCCGACGCGGCCGCCGTGCGCACCGCTGCCGACATGACCCGGCTGGCCCTCACCGCCGGCAGCGCGAGCCTGGAGGCCCACCTCGCCGGCACGGCCGTCGACGCCGGCGGGCTGCTGCCCGACGTCGTGACGACGAACTCGTGGAAGCAGACCGTCGACGAGGTCGACCCGCTCGAGCTCCTCGAGGTGCAGATGTGCAACTCGGTCGCGCCCTTCCTGCTCGTCTCCCGGCTGCGGCCGGCCATGCGCGCGGCCGTCGAGCGCCGCCGCGAGGTGGTGGGCGACGCCGCCCGCGGCCACGTCGTCAACGTCTCGGCGATGGAGGGGCAGTTCTCGCGCCGCTACAAGGGCGCCGGCCACCCGCACACCAACATGGCCAAGGCCGCGCTCAACATGCTCACCCGCACCTCGGCCGGGGAGATGTTCGAGACCGACCGGATCCTCATGACGGCCGTCGACACCGGCTGGATCACCGACGAGCGCCCGCACCACGAAAAGCTCGACATCGCCGCCCAGGGCTGGCACGCCCCGCTCGACCTCGTCGACGGCGCCGCCCGCGTCTACGACCCGATCGTCCGCGGCGAGCGCGGCGAGGACCTCTACGGCGTCTTCCTGAAGAACTTCGAGCCCTACGCCTGGTAG
- a CDS encoding HAD-IA family hydrolase — protein MSLADRTFAAVLFDNDGTLVDSTGSVERSWVRWAVEHDIEPRTLVGHHGMPAPAIIASVAPHLDPQTAFARIEQLEVDDVEGVVALPGVLDAIAAIGDGPAAVVTSATRELARVRLAAAGIGIAQVVTFDDVERGKPHPDPFLLAAERLGVDPADCLVCEDAPSGVAAARAAGCSVLAVTTTSTPDELGDADLVVSSLADVAFEVVDGRVRVRPRQS, from the coding sequence ATGAGCCTCGCCGACCGCACCTTCGCCGCCGTCCTCTTCGACAACGACGGCACCCTCGTCGACTCGACGGGCTCGGTGGAGCGGTCGTGGGTGCGGTGGGCGGTGGAGCACGACATCGAACCGCGGACGCTCGTCGGTCACCACGGGATGCCGGCGCCGGCGATCATCGCGTCGGTCGCGCCGCACCTGGACCCGCAGACGGCCTTCGCGCGGATCGAGCAGCTCGAGGTCGACGACGTCGAGGGCGTCGTCGCCCTGCCCGGCGTGCTCGACGCCATCGCGGCGATCGGCGACGGACCCGCCGCGGTCGTCACCTCGGCGACTCGTGAGCTGGCCCGGGTCCGGCTGGCGGCGGCGGGCATCGGCATCGCGCAGGTCGTGACCTTCGACGACGTCGAGCGCGGCAAGCCGCACCCCGATCCCTTCCTCCTTGCCGCCGAGCGGCTCGGCGTCGACCCGGCGGACTGCCTGGTCTGCGAGGACGCCCCGAGCGGGGTCGCGGCGGCCCGCGCCGCGGGCTGCTCTGTGCTCGCGGTGACGACGACGAGCACCCCCGACGAGCTCGGCGACGCCGACCTCGTCGTGTCGTCGCTGGCCGACGTGGCCTTCGAGGTGGTCGACGGGCGGGTGCGGGTGCGCCCGCGTCAGTCCTGA
- a CDS encoding ferritin: MTASPFAAQLTTQIGEEFAAHQQYLAVAAHYESLTLPQLAGFFYRQAAEESGHAKMMIQYLLDTDQPVHLPAIEAPVSTFEGIVAPVELAVEQEKRVTEQIHALTRTAREDNDFAAEQFMQWFIKEQVEEVATMQDLLAVVRRSEDDLNAIEAYVERDLAATGPDAAAPKQAGA; encoded by the coding sequence ATGACCGCCTCGCCCTTCGCCGCTCAGCTCACCACCCAGATCGGTGAGGAGTTCGCCGCCCACCAGCAGTACCTCGCCGTCGCGGCCCACTACGAGTCGCTGACCCTGCCCCAGCTCGCGGGCTTCTTCTACCGGCAGGCGGCCGAGGAGAGCGGCCACGCGAAGATGATGATCCAGTACCTGCTCGACACCGACCAGCCGGTGCACCTGCCGGCGATCGAGGCGCCGGTCAGCACCTTCGAGGGGATCGTCGCGCCGGTCGAGCTGGCCGTCGAGCAGGAGAAGCGGGTCACCGAGCAGATCCACGCCCTGACGCGGACGGCCCGCGAGGACAACGACTTCGCCGCCGAGCAGTTCATGCAGTGGTTCATCAAGGAGCAGGTCGAGGAGGTCGCCACGATGCAGGACCTGCTCGCCGTGGTCCGCCGCAGCGAGGACGACCTCAACGCCATCGAGGCCTACGTCGAGCGCGACCTCGCCGCGACCGGCCCCGACGCGGCCGCTCCCAAGCAGGCCGGCGCCTGA
- a CDS encoding PIG-L deacetylase family protein: MTTTVFFHAHPDDEATGTAGSIILTSRAGGRVVVVYATGGEHGTRPDELGEGGDLAAHRRAEAEASAVVTGTHRVEWLGYVDSGMTGWEHNAWDGSFHGADLDEAAGRLAAILDEEDADILVGYDWHGGYGHPDHVKVNHVAHRAAELATRRPRVLENTMNRDRMREQVEQAKAAGIDPGFSPDDPMDDGNPMGLPQSEIHHAVDVTEAIDVKRAALACHSSQGDVQQMLQMPPEVFAAAFGVEHYAEPGRPEGMSSALPFV, encoded by the coding sequence GTGACGACCACCGTCTTCTTCCACGCCCACCCCGACGACGAGGCCACCGGCACCGCCGGATCGATTATCCTCACCTCCCGCGCCGGCGGGCGCGTGGTCGTCGTCTACGCCACCGGCGGCGAGCACGGCACCCGACCCGACGAGCTCGGCGAAGGGGGTGATCTCGCCGCCCACCGCCGGGCCGAGGCCGAAGCATCGGCCGTCGTCACCGGCACGCACCGTGTCGAGTGGCTCGGCTACGTCGACTCCGGCATGACCGGCTGGGAGCACAACGCCTGGGACGGGTCCTTCCACGGCGCCGACCTCGACGAGGCCGCCGGCCGCCTGGCCGCGATCCTCGACGAGGAGGACGCGGACATCCTCGTCGGCTACGACTGGCACGGCGGCTACGGCCACCCCGACCACGTCAAGGTGAACCACGTCGCCCATCGCGCGGCCGAGCTGGCGACCCGGCGCCCCCGCGTGCTGGAGAACACGATGAACCGCGACCGCATGCGCGAGCAGGTCGAGCAGGCGAAGGCCGCGGGCATCGACCCCGGCTTCTCCCCCGACGACCCGATGGACGACGGCAACCCGATGGGCCTGCCGCAGAGCGAGATCCACCACGCCGTCGACGTCACCGAGGCCATCGACGTCAAGCGCGCAGCCCTCGCCTGCCACTCCTCGCAGGGTGACGTGCAGCAGATGCTGCAGATGCCGCCCGAGGTCTTCGCCGCGGCCTTCGGCGTCGAGCACTACGCGGAGCCCGGGCGCCCCGAGGGGATGAGCAGCGCGCTCCCCTTCGTCTGA